The following coding sequences lie in one Chlorocebus sabaeus isolate Y175 chromosome 29, mChlSab1.0.hap1, whole genome shotgun sequence genomic window:
- the LOC140710643 gene encoding uncharacterized protein, translated as MQRPTPPSRGGRLIGCRTGGRAGGLREGGEGRGGGPARFTLPRPPPLQEPECRQLCPRAADRPGYRAVRSLVLEVGFGLAPRSAAGPRKSQGWDTRPGRELSRRGHSAQLPPRSRAGSSRGTCSPLPVAAQSARPTSAGLQLSGMPALRWALRSAGVGAPGGAAPRRCARALVLGPAARSPLAGQTPAAPHPALAGTAGWRTPAQLAWNFPAALGLHTQWGRRRKQNAGPFQLYAVEPWRRWASDLHRRTPPSIPEPRSAINLVFKMHKL; from the coding sequence ATGCAGCGCCCCACGCCTCCCTCCCGAGGGGGCCGTCTAATTGGCTGCAGGACCGGAGGAAGGGCGGGCGGGCTgcgggagggaggagagggaaggggaggggggccCGCCCGCTTCACCCTACCCCGCCCGCCGCCCCTGCAGGAGCCCGAGTGCCGGCAGCTCTGCCCGCGTGCTGCGGACCGTCCCGGCTACCGCGCCGTGCGCTCTCTCGTCCTGGAGGTTGGCTTTGGACTAGCTCCCCGAAGCGCCGCCGGGCCCCGGAAGTCGCAGGGCTGGGACACCCGACCCGGCAGGGAGCTGAGCCGCAGGGGCCACAGCGCCCAGCTGCCTCCCCGAAGCCGGGCGGGCTCTTCCCGCGGCACCTGCAGCCCCCTCCCAGTCGCCGCACAGAGCGCTCGCCCAACTTCGGCCGGCTTGCAGCTCTCCGGAATGCCCGCTCTCCGCTGGGCCCTGCGCAGCGCCGGAGTCGGGGCTCCTGGCGGGGCTGCCCCGCGTCGCTGCGCACGTGCCCTGGTCTTGGGTCCAGCGGCCCGATCCCCGCTCGCAGGACAGACACCCGCTGCGCCCCACCCTGCCCTAGCGGGGACCGCCGGCTGGCGCACCCCGGCCCAGCTGGCCTGGAATTTCCCTGCGGCCCTGGGGCTTCACACGCAGTGGGGCAGAAGGCGAAAGCAAAACGCTGGACCATTCCAGCTCTACGCTGTGGAGCCCTGGCGCCGCTGGGCCTCTGACCTTCACAGGCGCACACCGCCCTCCATCCCAGAGCCCCGGAGTGCAattaatttggtttttaaaatgcataaattatAA